Within Oreochromis aureus strain Israel breed Guangdong linkage group 19, ZZ_aureus, whole genome shotgun sequence, the genomic segment aagtctagaTTATTGGATTTTGAGTAAATCCCTGAGAGCAAATATAATGATCCTGGATCTCTAATGAAGAATTTACACAAATATGGTAACATTGCATTTGTGAAGGAAGAAACAACTCCACTTTTTCAATATGACATTGCAAATCATAATTACAATGTCATATTGAATCACATATTGCTGCTGTagccatctgcttcaaggttcagtaTGTCCTGTTTTCTGATAGACTCCTCTGCAGatcttggttgtaacaagtggtgactgttactgttactgtttttGTAAGCCTGGCTGTACAGGAAGCTTgggtgggaaaatcccagtatatCAGCATTTTTTATAGTAGTCAGCCGAGTCCATGTGCCAGCCAACCCACATTCAACgtcacttaaatcacatttctttCTCACTCGGTTAGAACTTCAGCAGatcgtcttgaccatgtctacaagTCAAAATGCACAGAtttgctgtcatgtgattggatgattagatatttgtgttaatgagcagttgTACCCAAGAAAGTGGCTGCAACATATATTAATAGATTATATAAGATATGAGGCGCTAACTAGTTTAATTTAATAAGTATAATACACTTcattaaacaacaacaatgtaTCTCTCAAAAAGGTAAGTAATGTTAAAGTTCTTATTTGTGTGAGCACATGTAAACTTTTACTAGAAAATGGATGTGATGGGAGAGCCTGAgtcctgtgttgtgtttttgttattctttttatACTGAGACAAATGAGCTAAAGCAGTTTTTACCTCTATGTGCCAGTGGATGTTCAACTGTCAGCAAATGAATTTAACACTGAGATTTGTTGATATTGTGATGAGTCTTGGACAATGCAATTTTGCCCCACTTTGCTGTAAGTATGCGCAAATATTTTCCACCACTCAAGGATGGGTGTGTGCATCAAAATCCAGTAATAACAAGTTACCTGGTAATGTAAACAAATATGAGATGAGAAATGATACACAGTGCAATCACTAAAGTTCATGTACTGCGTCAGGAGCAGGAATGCTTACTAAAGAGCTTACCTAAGGATCATCcagcttttaaaaatgttttctctctctttcagaGTAATTTAGTCTCATTGCCGCTTCTGATTACATCCAATTTCTTTTGTGTTCACAGAGATAAAACTTTTGCCTCAATTCCCAAATCCTTAATACACTTACAGGAACACTGAGAAATTTTAACATGATAAAATCTTATTTGGTTCAGTGAATGGTTTCGACTTTTCAAACAGTAACATGTGTAGAGTGCAATCTGATATTTTAGTCTACCTTGAGGTATGCTGCTGTCCATTAGGATGGGATTTCCAACGGCTTTGATGACATTGCCAGCATCATCAAAGGTGACTTTTAAGTGTCCAAGATATTTCCCAAAGGCGTAAGCCTGGACCACTGGCACATCTCTTCCATGGCTGGATTTTACCATAAAAGGATATGGGCCAGCTGGCACTTCGAAAGATGGGGGCGTTCctgcagagaaagaaaatgttgtgaaagtggttctttctttctgttataGTGAGGTTAGAAGCATTCCATTCCTCTAAACTGGTTTGTTGCATGtgtgaaatgcagtttttgtgtcTGGAGACAGCTGGATAAACACTATGATAAATAACAATAGAACAGGATAGAGATACCTGTGTAGAGGAACGTGTTGGTATGCCCTCCAACAACAACGTCCACCCCTCTCACGCGTCTCGCGATGTCTTGATCCACAACAAAACCAGAGTGTCCCAGGGCAATGATTTTATTATAGCCCAGACTTTCCAGCTTATTTACTTGAGCTTGAAGTGACTCCACCTCATTTTCGAACTTGAGATGTTTGCCTAACACGCACAGGAAATAGGGGATGGATGGGTGCAAGCAAGCAGTGCACATCTCAAAACACTGGTGAATAAAACATCTAAATACTGGATAAGAATCTGAAAGTTGTAATTACAAGGCAAGACATCTGGTAATGTAGCTGAAAACACCAATATTCAGCGATGCTTTATAAAGAAAAAGAGTTTTATTTGAGTGAAAGGATCCTGATTGTGATGCAGCTTCATCCACGAACTGGAAAAACAAAGCATGGGCATTGGGCAGGACCAATGTACAGATTGGAGCAGATTTACCTGGCATGGATAAGAAGGGCGTCTCTGCTGAGGTATAGCCAACCACAGCCACTTTCTCTGAGCCCACACTGATAACTTTGTAGGGATTGTAGTATTTATGAAGCTCTGCCAGGGTGTAGTCGGGTTTAATGTTTGCACTGACCACAGAGAAATTTATATTTTGGAGGAAGGGTTGAATGAGACCCTCCACTCCATTGTCAAACTCGTGATTTCCAAAAGCCTATGTGACAAAAAAAGAACTTCAACTACTTTATTAACTCATTAAATATAATGATTTAATAAAATTTATGAACAaataatttactttttaaagaaacttatctttgaaaaatacaaacTTGAACCACTTTAACACACAAAAAGTTACCAAACGACATAGAAATTAAAAGAATACTTGCCATAACATCATAACCAAGTTTGTTCATAAAGTGTGCGGCTTCAGCGCCTTTATAgtagttgaaccagagtgtccCTTGGAATTGGTCTCCAGCATCCAGAAACACCACGTtcgtctctttttttctgatctCGGTCACTTTCGTGAACCTCCTGGCCACACCAGCGAAGCAGGGACGCTCGGGTCGACACTTTCCCGAGTCCTTGCCGGTCTCCTCGATTCGCGCATGGTTGTCATTGGTGTGGAGTATTGTCAGCTCGAAGGTCGACGCTCCGCTCCAGCAGTTTAAAACGAGGCAGAGCGAGGTCAAGAGAGCGCGCCGAGACGAACGGAAACCCATGATGTCTCCGTGCGTAAAAAACGCATTTGTGACCAAGAATGTATAGCACATTGAAGGAGGCGTCGGCTTAGTACAGAGGGAGGAAAAGCTCCAGGAAATTCCGACATAGAAAATTAGTGAGAGAAAGCGTTCTGTAAGTTTTATAAACTGTAAATTTGAAGAAACGTTATAGCTTATTTCAAGTTTGAGCCATTATTAGGAACAACTTTGGTTGCCAGTTTGATCTTTTCCCTTGTTTAGATGGTGTTATCATCTGCTTAAGGGCTGCATTTGAACCCGGaggaaaatgtatttattcataAACGATTAAGCATATTTTCTTCTGATAACcgtaattgtaaatgtaaaatacagGATATATAAATCGATTTTACTCAATCTGGTTGTTTTCAGTTGGTTTCCTTTTCTTATTGATAAAGAAGtagtaaattatttattctaaataaataaatgatgtgcAAAATTGCAAACTAATTAATGAAAATCTTGAAGAAGTTGTCTTCTGTCGTTTCATTAGACTTGAGTACTGATTAGCAGGACACAACAGCTTAGAAAGTTtgcagtgtatgtgtgtgtgtgtgtgtgtgtgtgtgtgtccaggtcAAACAATGTCAACTTGTTATCTTTTAAATCTATATTATCTTGTTTTTCAACATTATCCTTGACTGGGCCAGGCTGTCACATAGAGCATCCATGCAAAGACACAAGCTGCGTGCTGTCATTCCAGTACACACAAGAATaatgttgtacatgtacaacattATTCTTGTGTTCCGTTGTACTGACTTCAGTATGTTTTTTAATCCAGTACTTTTGTACATCACATAACACAACATGACATAACTAAGCACACTCTATTGTTTAGAGTGTTTTCCAGCAGCGAATGACTTCTTGCATTAAGCAAACTGCAAACTGTTTATTCTGACTGTTGAATACATGCCCTTCGCCCATCAGCTCCCCTTAGTGGACAAATAaggacaaaaacatttaaaagtaatGAGTTATGACGAGCACCGTGACTCTCTTCGAATTTGTTTGCCAAAAGTTTGCCAGGATTTCAAGAGCTTTCAAATCTTGCCTATACAATCCTTGCACCTGACCATTTCCAGGTTAATGTTTGTTAacccacttaacactgacctgttCACCGATAAATAAAAAgtacctaactcaagggatgaaccactATTGTATCTACATAAAACAGCAAAGAAGTAATTTAAATTGCatctttaattacttttttattatCGGCCTGTATCAAAAACACTTAATTTGCCCCCGTTTCTTTATCggaatctatctatctatctatctatctatctatctatctatctatctatctatctatctatctatctatctatctatctatctatctatctatctatctatctatctatctatctatctatctatctatctcatttattttttaatgacgAGCAAACTTTCAGGATCTGGAGCTCAAAGTGGGCAAATACTCTTTGATGAAAGTGAGTCTTCACTGGAAATGAGCAGAGAAGTGTTTTGTTCATGCAGTCTCATGCACATTGTTCCTGAAATGTGTAGCTCCAGTTCACATATCCTGCATTTCTAGCACGTTTCTCCAGGATTACCCCGAGCCTTGATTTTTAGATATTGCTGACAAGCTGATGAAATTTCAGCCATGCTTGTTCCAAGCATGAACCCTGTGTCTGTCCTGCTCAATAACCTCTCGTTTTAACACTCCCCGAGGCTTCACCCGCACCAGCACTGATGTGTGCTATTAGCACTTGTCTGCCCACAGAGGATTAGGCTGCTCACCTCTTCATGCTGTCACCCCACGTCTCTTTCACCACACAAGCCTCACACATACAGCGTGTAAGCAAACATACACACTCAAAATCAGACAGCCTATACCTCCAGGAGGCAGTAAATCCTGTAAATCTCATCTCACATACTTACATTATAAGGTCTTATTCTTCTCCACATATCTCTGAGCGGCATGCGCCTAAAAATGTTTGCAGTCTATCTCCCTAGCTAGCCctcctttcattttaaaatgaggCCATCTGTGACACACACGAAAGAGAACGATGTGCATTGTGCATACTATTGTGCATCTCACTGCAGAATCTTTACCACTTCTAAATGCATCTTACCTTTCCTGCTAAAAGTATGGACTGGTTCCAGCTTTTAAAAGGGCTGATAAAACCAGTTACTGGTCAAAGTGAATTCCCTATCTGGAcattcagtttttaaatggacttgtctgcttccacttcagCTAAAATGAGTCTGACCGCAGTAACACCAGCCTTAGCAGTCAACAGTTATCATCACCACTTAGTTCTTTTCCTGTCATATTTTCCTCCAGGGaataaaaaatgtgatttacACAGTGTATTTAGAGCTGACGTTCTTCCCTCTTTCGCCTCAGTCGGGTGCTGAAATGCTTCACTTCAGCGACCTACAGAATCTGCACAGCGAGGGTCTCCTAAAAATGGGGCACGTCCCTCCAAAAAGTGGCACAATCCCCTACATGGTGGCGATCACGCCTTCATATGATCATCGGATTTGGAAAGTTCGAGCCTAGCGAGCCTCCAGTTGTAAATAGTACCTCTCCCAATTCATTTTTAGATGGAGACCTTCGAGAGCCGATTGGCAGAGCAGAAGGCACCATATCCCATCAGACCCGACTGGAGCACGCTGCAGTGGGACGCGCTCTGTCGCTCAACATGTGTCCTATATTTGAGTTTCTCATTGTACTCCAGTCCAGCCTTCAGATCATACAAAGCAGTGAAAGAAGTCATCAGATTTCACTCATGCACACATcatttaattatattattacTTCTGCAATATTTAATTGTTGTTTCTGTAATTTGTGACGCAGACTTGGCTCGATCCATAAGATCATATTGTGCTGTATATATAGatgctttctttttcctttgccATGCTCTTTGGAGTAGTAGAAACTCTAATGTGATTGCAATATAACAAATAAATCTGTTATATAATCTCTAAGAATAAGAAAAATGAGTATTTTTTGTTTGtacaaatgtataaaaatatgcATTTTATGATGAACTATCTTATGGAAATAGATTTTCGGTTACTTCAGTATTACTGAAGTATCACTTCGGTGCATATCAGGTCTTAATACAATAGCTCATCTTTGTATGAGCTATGTATATTTACTTCAGCAGTTGGGGATTATTTCAGGCTCCAGTTTCCAAACGTGGCTGACCTAGCTGCTCAGCTTGGTCACTTCTCTTGTGTCTCATGTCATAAACACTTGGATAAGAAGGAGCAGTTCCCCGCAGCAGTAATTTCGGGTAGGTGGAGAGGGAGGGTTGACACTCACGACAACAAGGGATCTGCCCTGGTTCGGGTTTGCCCCATTTGGCCTCGACTGCTACAGCTGTCATTTATCACGAAAAAaagaattaataataataatggattgcatttatatagctcTTTTCAgacccctcaaagcgctttacaataccactattcattcactctcacattcatacaccggtgaaggcaagctacagttgtagccacagctgccctggggcagactgacagaggcgaggctgccatatcgcgccatcggcccctctggccaacaccagtaggcggtaggtgaagtgtcttgcccaaggacacaacgaccgagactgtccgagccggggctcgaaccggcaaccttccgattacaagacgaacaccCAAGTCTTGACAACAATAACTAAACGGTTGCCTCAAAAAGTGCTCTTGCTGGACTTGATGGAGAAAGTGCAACTATAAGAGTGAAATTAAGTGTCTTTAGCAGGTCGACAGAACAGCCTGCTCTTAATTACTTTTGCAGCATTTCAATTAAAGCTGCACTAATCTGTGTTTTCCTCCCCAACCATTCAGAGCAGTTTAGTCTGTCACACCATTGTTTTGCATTTCTGGCTGTAGGTGTTGGATCACTCATTTCTGAAAAGAAGCAGCTGTTTTCaatgagaacaaaacaaacccaaaacgtACCTACCAACCACCAAATGTTAGTTTGACAAAGTTGGTGACTTGAGATGACTTTTTTAAATAGCTGATTCCATACTGCCataatttcattgtacatgtacaatgacaataaaaggctATTCTCTTTTAAATATCCTACTCAGCAGGAGGTTGATTTTTAAACTGGCTAGTCAGGATGTTTCACTGTTCAATCAGTTAAACTGAGGTAAacccaagaaaaaaaactctcatATATTGTTTCAAAAATTGATTATGCGAGGCCTTTAGAATACTTAAGCAATGCTCAAGCTGAAAATCTGGCTTAAAAAATACCCATATATGCGTGGATGGAGCCACAGTCACCAGCCGAAAGTCAAAAACTGTGTTGctggctttctctgtctctctctgtgcaagGTCATCTTTCTGAGAGAAACATTCAGCTGTAAAGGTGTTTGTGTGACTGCAGTAATATTACAAGTTCATTGCAAGCAGCACTTTACTGAATGAACATAATAAACTTGGGTATGACACCAGGTTTGATGAATGTAGACGACGATACAATCTACCGAGTCACTGCACAGCTTTAATTCTTTCATTATTTGTATCCATGTTGCATCTCCTTGACACAGTCATGATAACAGCTGAAGGACATCACACAGACTAGACTCCGGCTGCAATAACTCAActagattttcttttaaatctctGTTGGTATAGACATTTTGTGTCAcacatttaaccaccagctaattTCATTTGGGGTTTTGTCTGTTAAGGATGGCTGAGgaataaaaagcttttaaacaGTTCAACAGGCAAATCTCTTTTATTCCCCTTTTCTTAACAGCTGGAGTTTTGTTCAGCATAGTTATAGTGCATATTAGTTGGCCAAACTAAAGGGAAACTCAAGCTAAGGTAAAGAGTTAAACTGGAGGaaaataactaaaaaataaCTACGTTTCTCCATCTTAAAGATAAACACCTGAGGAAACAATTCTGCAGCCACGCTCCAGCAGGGCTCCTGGCATTACAGCCTCAGTGGGCTTCACCACCATGACCTAAAGGAAGAGCTGAACCTCTTGCCTTTGTAGTCAGTATCCTGGCCCACTCCAGGAAATAACAATTAAGTAAATATTTGACTACCTGTCCAGGGAGTACCCCACCTTTGGTCCAACAACAGCTAGGATAAGCTCTAGCCTTCTggattggataagtggaagaaaatgtttATCATTTAAAAGACAATTTAAAAGACaatttgtgtcttttgttgtgtctccctcccctcacccctaattggttgtggcagatggctgccccttcctgagtctggttctgcttgaggtttcttcctgttaaaagggagtttttccttcctgctgttgCTAAGTGCCTACTTTTAGGTGATAATTTGATTGTTAGGGTTTTCTCTGCATTGTTGTATGATgtttacctcacaatataatACGCCTTAAAGCCCCTATGATCTATGATGTGATCTGTCACTACATAGATAAAACTCAAGTGAATTGAATTGCAATAGGTTAACAGAGGGGAAACAAATGCTGGTATATTACCCACTCTCTAACTGCTTAAAATCAACATGTCCTTGAAACATCTGATAAAACTCCCCCTCCTTCATACCACAATAGGCAACTCAGTCAatataaaacacagacagagcTTCTGgatcaaaaaaatgaaaccaatGCAGAGGAGCCCTGAACCTGCATTCTATCTAAAGGCCATC encodes:
- the LOC116334805 gene encoding snake venom 5'-nucleotidase-like translates to MCYTFLVTNAFFTHGDIMGFRSSRRALLTSLCLVLNCWSGASTFELTILHTNDNHARIEETGKDSGKCRPERPCFAGVARRFTKVTEIRKKETNVVFLDAGDQFQGTLWFNYYKGAEAAHFMNKLGYDVMAFGNHEFDNGVEGLIQPFLQNINFSVVSANIKPDYTLAELHKYYNPYKVISVGSEKVAVVGYTSAETPFLSMPGKHLKFENEVESLQAQVNKLESLGYNKIIALGHSGFVVDQDIARRVRGVDVVVGGHTNTFLYTGTPPSFEVPAGPYPFMVKSSHGRDVPVVQAYAFGKYLGHLKVTFDDAGNVIKAVGNPILMDSSIPQDAEILADVNKWKTDLAQYSTKYVGQTLVYLNGSFEECRFRECNLGNLICDAMVYHNMRHSTGEQWNHVSLCMLNSGGIRTAIDERYRNGSITMEEILTVLPFGGTCDLVQIKGSTIKKAFEHSVHRYGSKTGEFLQVSGIHVEYDLSKPVNQRVASLSLLCTECRVPKYEPLDPQKTYTVVMPSYMVGGGDNFTMIKRELLKHNSGDLDITVFSKYISDMKRVFPAVEGRITFRNSAVIAPYSIGLLLLSLCLSVTL